In Fodinibius saliphilus, a genomic segment contains:
- the fsa gene encoding fructose-6-phosphate aldolase has translation MKFFIDTADLDEIQEAHDLGVLDGVTTNPSLCAKIGVADFEGHIAKICNLVDGDVSAEVVSTEYEEIMAEARNLAKIADNVVVKVPLIKDGIKAIRSLSDEGIRTNCTLCFSATQALLAAKAGATYISPFIGRLDDISDDGMQLIADIVTIYENYDFETEVLAASIRHPMHVFESARLGADVATMPLKVIDQLMHHPLTDRGLERFLADWDALQEELESK, from the coding sequence ATGAAATTTTTTATTGACACCGCCGACCTTGATGAGATTCAAGAAGCCCATGACTTGGGTGTTTTGGATGGAGTAACAACAAACCCAAGTTTGTGTGCAAAAATAGGAGTTGCTGATTTTGAAGGGCATATTGCAAAAATCTGTAACTTAGTTGATGGGGATGTTTCGGCAGAAGTTGTTTCTACAGAATATGAAGAGATTATGGCCGAAGCGCGTAATCTGGCCAAGATAGCAGATAATGTAGTAGTCAAGGTGCCGCTTATTAAAGATGGTATAAAAGCGATTCGTAGCTTATCTGATGAAGGCATTCGAACGAATTGTACCCTCTGCTTTTCTGCAACCCAAGCACTATTAGCTGCAAAAGCGGGAGCAACATATATTTCTCCATTTATTGGTCGTCTTGATGATATTTCTGATGACGGAATGCAGCTAATTGCTGATATTGTAACTATCTATGAGAATTACGATTTCGAAACGGAAGTATTGGCAGCAAGTATCCGTCATCCTATGCATGTATTCGAATCAGCACGGTTGGGTGCAGATGTAGCTACCATGCCGCTTAAAGTTATTGACCAGTTAATGCATCATCCACTAACAGATCGCGGACTTGAGCGATTTTTGGCTGACTGGGATGCCTTGCAAGAAGAGCTCGAAAGTAAATAA
- a CDS encoding efflux RND transporter periplasmic adaptor subunit, whose amino-acid sequence MKNLQYVFVPLFVIFIQACGGSSGEPTNNFRGNNQEEDATSVETITASTQDISQQIKSFGNVRAQEIVEVTPQVSNRITKIYADLGDTVQQGDVLAKIYDATYRDQYQQAKSQLEQNRASYVRDSLQFQRQKELHRKDLISSTEFDNAKATFESSKAQLQSAKANLTESRENLANTEITSPVYGVVLSRNISEGDLASNGQVAYEVANLIGLQARVHLPMEEWRDVEIGQEVSFRVSNQSNVSGKGRVTQISPRLDASTGLGEVVISLTETGQSIYQGVLVESNITVKTHNNAVVIPRSALVENVQTLIEPESNTIQLDRSYSVFIVEDDSLALQRDITLGIEQGDKVEIIRGIKAGDEIVTTGQNGLSDSTKVRIADPQNFNPSQKEVPIDNMTEEETKATSQDTSSTS is encoded by the coding sequence GTGAAAAATTTACAGTACGTATTTGTTCCCTTATTTGTCATTTTTATTCAGGCCTGTGGCGGTAGCTCCGGCGAACCTACCAACAACTTTAGAGGAAATAATCAAGAAGAAGATGCAACAAGTGTTGAAACTATAACAGCTTCAACCCAGGATATTTCCCAACAAATAAAATCGTTTGGTAATGTTCGGGCACAAGAGATTGTGGAAGTTACTCCCCAGGTTTCAAATCGTATAACAAAAATTTATGCCGACCTTGGCGATACCGTCCAACAAGGAGATGTACTCGCCAAAATTTATGATGCCACTTATCGTGACCAATACCAACAGGCGAAATCACAACTTGAACAGAACCGTGCATCGTATGTTCGGGACAGCCTGCAATTTCAACGTCAAAAGGAACTGCATAGAAAAGACTTAATTAGCTCTACAGAATTTGATAATGCAAAAGCGACCTTTGAAAGCAGCAAAGCTCAGCTCCAATCGGCTAAAGCTAATCTTACCGAGAGCCGAGAGAACCTAGCTAACACTGAGATAACATCCCCAGTGTACGGAGTTGTTCTCAGTCGCAATATCTCTGAAGGTGACCTGGCCAGTAACGGACAAGTAGCGTATGAAGTTGCAAACCTTATTGGCCTTCAAGCGCGCGTTCACCTTCCGATGGAAGAATGGCGGGATGTTGAGATCGGACAAGAAGTTAGCTTCCGTGTATCCAACCAATCAAATGTCAGTGGCAAAGGGCGTGTTACACAGATAAGTCCCCGCCTGGACGCTTCTACCGGCCTTGGAGAAGTTGTCATAAGCCTCACTGAAACCGGACAATCTATTTATCAAGGAGTCTTGGTAGAATCTAATATCACAGTAAAAACTCATAACAATGCCGTGGTTATTCCCCGTTCTGCCTTAGTCGAGAATGTACAAACTCTTATTGAACCTGAATCAAATACGATCCAACTAGATCGGAGCTATTCGGTTTTTATTGTTGAAGATGATTCACTTGCACTACAACGTGATATTACATTGGGAATTGAACAAGGAGATAAAGTCGAAATTATCAGAGGCATTAAGGCCGGTGATGAAATTGTCACAACAGGCCAAAATGGGTTATCTGACAGTACAAAGGTACGCATTGCTGATCCTCAAAACTTTAATCCCTCTCAAAAAGAAGTTCCGATTGATAATATGACAGAGGAAGAAACTAAGGCGACATCACAAGATACAAGCTCAACCTCGTAA
- a CDS encoding efflux RND transporter permease subunit: MKALARKAVERPVTFFMTSLIVIGFGLFGLSNLRLNLYPDVSFPTITVYTTYEGVAPGDMETLVTRPIEEVVGSISGVREVRSSSKQGASVVKLKFNWGTNLYQAESDVRKELDFVRRTIPDDAEQPIVFSYDPNQEPIMVLTLTSKTQSPRELRTMARQQIEQRLERIPGVASSETAGGYERQINIDISNEQMRTYGLDISTIANKLEQENIQIPAGELIEGRTIYSLRTIGEFKNVDQIRNTVIAQTDDKPLRLKDVADVEDGVAQPIGDVHVDYNKGVIINVYRQSDANVVTTANAVVENLDDLQKPLPSGVAVDVLTNKAEFIEMSIDNLLWTGLQAIILVVLILLAFLHSGRSALIIAISIPVSIISTFSIMDWTDLSLNIISLSGLTLAVGMVVDDAVVVLENIFRFKEEGHNKSKASVFGAQEVAVPVVISTLTTLVVFIPILFVPGIAGFLFRDLALTISFALIVSSLVALSLIPMMSSILLDTDEEGEQKNKDSYLKQLLDWSRGNIYKRILASPLLLLGAILYPIFWIIRLVGNSIASFFSNKIAPVTSNFLDRLEQSYKRRLDSLLNNSGTVIISAVILFLVTLPIFNQLGGEFFPKVDDNSFILDVQRNPGVSLIELERSIAQAESIINKNVPEAKLVVADFGDKEGIEGADSPGGYQGTISVELVSQDQRKRSESVIVSSLLKKLEDVPGTNIKEIQQDPLSPEGESGLVVQIYGYEPQTKEDLANGVKQKLREIDGIVNVFSTADQGRPELRVTMDRERISRIGMTTSDVANALSNAIKGNIATTYVDKGVEFEVLVQLDELDKAAVSDLRNLQIQTPSNGWVPLSNLARIERYQGPTNILRINQERVTEVSADLSEMDLKAASVQSREKLENINWPEGYRYEIAGSAEEQQESFNFLVLAFMIAGILTYMVMASQFESLVEPFIIILTIPLALTGVLLILWITGTSISVTSMVGLILLSGIVVNNGIVMIDYIKILQARAYSRHQAIVEGATRRLRPILMTAFTTILSMVPLALELGSGSETWSPMARTVIGGLGMSTLLMLFVVPCLYKLINSMVENFGFDAVHKEDPLLQTEVS; the protein is encoded by the coding sequence ATGAAAGCTCTAGCAAGAAAAGCGGTTGAGCGGCCTGTTACTTTTTTTATGACGAGTCTTATCGTCATCGGTTTTGGCCTTTTTGGGCTGTCAAACCTGCGGCTCAACCTTTATCCGGATGTCTCATTTCCAACAATTACAGTTTACACCACTTATGAAGGGGTAGCACCGGGAGATATGGAAACCCTTGTCACCCGTCCCATAGAAGAAGTTGTAGGTAGCATTAGTGGAGTTCGTGAAGTACGATCATCGTCCAAACAAGGTGCCTCTGTCGTTAAACTAAAATTTAACTGGGGTACCAACCTTTACCAAGCAGAATCAGACGTACGTAAAGAGCTTGACTTTGTAAGGCGAACCATACCCGACGACGCTGAACAGCCGATTGTTTTTTCGTATGACCCAAACCAAGAACCAATTATGGTTCTGACCTTAACCTCTAAAACCCAGAGCCCTAGAGAACTTCGTACCATGGCTCGCCAGCAGATTGAGCAGCGACTTGAACGAATACCAGGGGTAGCTTCCAGTGAAACAGCCGGCGGCTATGAGCGCCAAATCAATATTGATATCAGCAATGAGCAGATGCGCACCTATGGGTTAGATATCTCTACCATTGCTAATAAACTTGAACAAGAGAATATCCAGATTCCAGCCGGCGAGCTCATAGAAGGCCGTACTATATATTCACTGAGGACCATTGGTGAATTTAAAAATGTCGACCAGATACGCAATACTGTTATTGCGCAAACAGATGATAAACCTCTGCGCCTGAAAGATGTTGCTGATGTAGAAGATGGAGTTGCTCAGCCTATTGGCGATGTGCATGTTGATTATAATAAAGGGGTTATCATCAATGTATATCGGCAAAGTGATGCTAATGTTGTAACTACTGCAAATGCAGTTGTCGAAAATCTTGATGACCTCCAAAAACCTCTTCCCAGTGGAGTTGCAGTGGATGTATTGACAAACAAGGCCGAATTTATAGAAATGTCTATTGACAACCTACTTTGGACAGGCCTACAGGCCATTATCCTGGTGGTTCTTATCTTATTGGCTTTCTTACACAGTGGTAGATCTGCTCTTATTATAGCTATCTCAATACCTGTATCGATTATCTCCACTTTCAGTATTATGGACTGGACAGATCTTAGCCTGAATATCATTTCACTCTCAGGACTTACCCTTGCTGTAGGTATGGTCGTGGATGATGCTGTTGTAGTTCTGGAGAATATTTTCCGTTTCAAAGAAGAGGGCCATAATAAAAGCAAAGCCTCTGTCTTTGGAGCTCAGGAAGTAGCAGTCCCAGTCGTTATTTCAACACTTACAACACTCGTTGTCTTTATTCCAATTCTCTTTGTACCTGGTATTGCGGGATTCTTGTTTCGCGATTTAGCTCTTACTATCTCCTTCGCACTTATCGTATCATCGCTGGTAGCACTCTCTTTAATACCTATGATGAGTTCAATTCTATTAGATACTGATGAAGAGGGTGAACAAAAGAACAAAGACTCTTACCTAAAGCAACTTCTGGATTGGAGCCGTGGTAATATATATAAGCGCATTCTTGCTTCTCCGCTTCTATTATTAGGTGCTATTCTATATCCAATATTTTGGATAATTCGACTGGTCGGGAACAGTATCGCTTCCTTCTTTAGTAACAAAATTGCCCCAGTTACCAGTAACTTTCTAGATAGATTAGAGCAATCTTACAAACGCAGATTAGATTCACTCCTCAATAACAGTGGGACTGTTATAATATCAGCAGTAATTTTATTCTTGGTAACTCTTCCCATTTTTAATCAGCTGGGGGGAGAGTTTTTTCCAAAGGTTGATGATAACTCCTTTATTCTGGATGTACAACGAAATCCTGGGGTTAGCCTCATCGAGCTGGAACGATCAATTGCCCAGGCAGAATCAATAATCAACAAAAATGTACCTGAGGCGAAACTAGTAGTCGCAGACTTTGGAGATAAAGAAGGAATAGAAGGTGCAGACAGCCCCGGCGGCTATCAAGGAACCATTAGTGTTGAACTGGTTTCTCAAGATCAACGAAAACGATCAGAATCCGTCATTGTATCCAGTCTGCTTAAAAAGCTTGAAGATGTTCCTGGAACTAATATTAAAGAAATTCAGCAAGATCCATTAAGCCCTGAAGGTGAAAGTGGGCTGGTAGTCCAAATTTATGGTTATGAACCGCAAACAAAAGAAGATCTGGCCAATGGTGTAAAACAAAAACTTCGTGAGATTGATGGAATTGTAAATGTCTTTAGCACCGCCGACCAAGGGCGTCCCGAACTGCGCGTAACCATGGATCGAGAGCGAATTTCTCGTATCGGAATGACCACTTCAGATGTAGCTAATGCACTCAGCAACGCCATCAAAGGCAATATTGCAACAACCTATGTTGACAAGGGAGTTGAATTTGAGGTACTCGTTCAACTGGATGAACTGGATAAAGCAGCTGTATCAGACCTTCGAAATTTACAAATTCAAACTCCTTCCAATGGTTGGGTACCTCTATCTAACCTAGCCCGAATCGAACGCTATCAAGGGCCTACAAATATCTTAAGAATTAACCAAGAGCGTGTTACTGAAGTATCTGCCGACTTATCAGAAATGGACCTCAAAGCAGCATCAGTGCAAAGCCGGGAAAAGCTAGAGAATATTAATTGGCCCGAAGGATATCGATATGAAATAGCCGGCTCAGCAGAAGAGCAACAAGAATCCTTCAACTTTTTGGTACTGGCATTCATGATTGCGGGAATACTCACATATATGGTTATGGCCTCGCAGTTCGAGAGCTTAGTAGAACCCTTTATTATTATACTAACTATACCGCTTGCTCTAACGGGAGTTTTACTAATCCTCTGGATTACCGGCACCTCTATCAGTGTAACCTCAATGGTTGGTCTAATTTTGTTATCTGGTATTGTGGTAAATAATGGAATTGTCATGATTGATTACATCAAAATATTACAAGCTCGTGCTTATTCACGACACCAAGCAATTGTTGAAGGAGCTACCCGAAGATTACGACCTATTTTGATGACTGCCTTTACCACTATTCTTTCAATGGTACCGCTGGCCCTTGAACTTGGGTCAGGCTCGGAAACCTGGAGCCCTATGGCAAGAACGGTTATTGGCGGACTGGGCATGTCCACTCTGCTAATGCTTTTTGTAGTGCCCTGCTTATACAAACTGATAAACAGTATGGTCGAGAACTTCGGCTTTGATGCGGTGCATAAAGAAGACCCTCTCCTTCAAACTGAAGTTTCCTAA
- a CDS encoding efflux RND transporter permease subunit, whose translation MKKFSLAERILKRPITVIMATLVIIGFGSFALSNLKITMYPSFNIPVLAIQTTYGNVAPEDMQELVVEPIEGAVSAIQGIETMDGNIDKGSAFIILRLKNGIDIRRTELKVREAISRIRNELPAEASEPIIFQFDPENMPIMRLSLEAEQKGLDKLRRLGIEFVEPRIERLEGVASADTRGGLERKIFVNVDPMSLAQHRLVPSDLENALRSNNVQVPVGDIVAGTKSYSIRAQSMYGQVEEIKQTIIKTNNNDVPIRIKDVANVSDSFADISTLVEINGKNSVTLDIYKKSDANTLDVANAVTTQLNTINANLPKGVSLQVLTNDGQNVENSISNLTQSALAALIVVIIVLLIFLGGWRISLVVAASIPVSVTATFAAMYAAGLTLNILTITALALAIGLLVDNAIVVSESIARKLEENLPKMQAALEGTNEVIGALLGATLTTLGVFVPIIGLSGVAGQFFAQFAITISMSIAISFLASIILVPVLALLFLNKEEFQRHSSSFQAIHKIENWYEDSLRWLMFHKWTTIVFVSLILGGTYLLFSNLESEFLPDTDSGQISVGVELPTGTKLVKTAQVLRSFSEELKQKEVVETVITQIGQSGWNQRTNEGELNINLIEADKRDITTNKFSANLRQTLKAPGVEVNIRGSGGFSGFSSGIRLSVVGPDIDILQGISDKIERNLLQDSTVISVDNGWTDRTPELRYYVDRQRISRVGSSLNQVARSLKTQVQGTRVGFLRQEGREIPIEVRANKSSLTSREQLYDLELIQADSQRIPVAGLGKFVSAEGFNSIERRDRETVLDINIEVDGNPSEYREQITSFLKEEIILPEGYRYEFTGGTRDSEEGFFEILRSLIFAILLTYMIMASLFENFRDPFIIWFTIPLAFFGALVGLWILQTPLSATAYIGMFMLVGIIVNNGIVLVDYMHLYSKYNEHSDSLFNNVIEACKRRLRPILLTALTTICSMIPLSLAIGTGAQIWAPLARAVIGGLFFGSVLTLYIIPAFVMGISKKRRNAINEYRTSSK comes from the coding sequence ATGAAAAAGTTTTCGTTAGCTGAACGTATACTTAAACGACCTATCACAGTGATCATGGCTACACTAGTGATTATCGGCTTTGGGTCATTTGCGCTCTCGAATCTTAAAATCACAATGTATCCTTCTTTTAATATCCCGGTGCTTGCTATACAGACCACCTATGGCAATGTTGCTCCTGAAGACATGCAAGAACTCGTAGTCGAGCCAATAGAAGGCGCGGTATCAGCCATACAGGGTATCGAAACCATGGATGGGAACATTGACAAGGGTAGCGCTTTTATCATCCTTAGACTCAAAAATGGCATCGATATACGCCGAACGGAACTGAAGGTGCGGGAAGCCATATCGCGGATTAGAAATGAACTACCGGCCGAAGCCTCCGAACCGATTATATTCCAGTTTGATCCCGAAAATATGCCCATCATGCGGCTTAGCCTTGAAGCCGAACAAAAAGGTCTTGATAAACTCCGACGCCTTGGAATAGAGTTCGTTGAACCGCGTATCGAGCGACTGGAAGGGGTAGCCTCAGCTGATACCCGGGGTGGACTTGAACGCAAAATATTTGTGAATGTAGACCCTATGTCCCTGGCACAACATCGCCTGGTTCCATCAGACCTAGAGAACGCACTACGGTCTAATAATGTGCAGGTTCCTGTGGGCGATATTGTGGCAGGTACAAAAAGCTATAGCATTAGGGCACAGTCGATGTATGGGCAAGTAGAAGAGATTAAACAAACGATTATCAAAACAAATAATAATGATGTTCCCATACGTATTAAAGATGTAGCGAATGTCAGCGATAGCTTCGCCGATATCTCTACGCTCGTTGAAATCAATGGCAAAAACAGTGTTACTCTTGATATATACAAAAAGTCTGACGCTAATACACTAGATGTGGCAAATGCCGTAACCACTCAGCTCAATACCATTAATGCCAATCTACCAAAAGGTGTCAGCTTACAAGTACTTACCAACGATGGTCAAAATGTTGAAAATTCCATCTCTAACCTCACCCAGTCAGCTTTAGCCGCCCTTATCGTAGTTATAATAGTACTTCTCATATTTTTGGGCGGATGGCGAATTTCATTAGTGGTAGCGGCTTCCATTCCCGTTTCGGTGACCGCTACCTTTGCAGCGATGTATGCGGCAGGACTTACTCTTAATATCTTGACGATTACTGCTCTTGCGCTTGCCATTGGCTTACTTGTTGATAATGCTATTGTTGTTTCAGAAAGTATTGCTCGTAAACTCGAAGAAAATCTTCCAAAAATGCAGGCAGCACTGGAGGGAACAAACGAAGTGATCGGAGCGCTGCTGGGGGCAACATTGACCACATTAGGTGTTTTTGTTCCCATAATCGGATTGTCTGGAGTTGCAGGTCAGTTTTTTGCTCAGTTCGCCATAACAATCAGCATGTCTATTGCAATCTCTTTCTTAGCCTCCATCATATTGGTCCCTGTTTTAGCTCTACTTTTTCTGAATAAAGAAGAGTTTCAACGTCACAGTTCCTCATTCCAGGCTATTCATAAGATTGAAAACTGGTATGAAGATTCACTCCGTTGGCTCATGTTTCATAAGTGGACAACAATCGTTTTTGTTTCATTAATTCTTGGAGGAACATACCTTCTATTTTCAAATCTTGAATCTGAATTTTTGCCGGATACTGATAGTGGCCAGATCTCTGTTGGGGTTGAACTACCTACCGGTACAAAACTTGTTAAAACAGCACAGGTTCTCCGTAGCTTTAGTGAAGAACTCAAGCAAAAAGAGGTGGTTGAAACCGTTATTACTCAAATAGGCCAAAGTGGATGGAATCAACGGACCAATGAAGGAGAACTCAATATTAATCTGATTGAAGCTGATAAGCGTGATATTACTACGAATAAATTTTCAGCAAACCTTCGCCAAACTCTTAAAGCACCGGGTGTAGAAGTAAATATTCGAGGGAGCGGTGGTTTTTCCGGCTTTAGCAGCGGAATCCGCTTGAGTGTAGTAGGTCCTGATATTGATATATTACAAGGTATATCAGACAAAATTGAAAGAAACTTACTTCAAGATTCAACTGTTATTTCTGTCGATAATGGCTGGACAGACCGCACACCCGAACTTAGATATTATGTAGACAGACAACGTATTAGCCGGGTAGGAAGCTCGCTTAATCAAGTTGCGCGTTCTTTAAAAACACAAGTCCAAGGAACACGAGTAGGATTTCTACGCCAAGAAGGAAGAGAAATACCTATTGAAGTACGAGCCAATAAATCTTCCCTTACAAGCCGTGAACAGCTTTATGATCTTGAGTTAATTCAGGCGGATAGTCAACGTATTCCTGTTGCCGGGCTAGGAAAATTTGTAAGTGCAGAGGGCTTTAACTCTATTGAACGTCGAGATCGAGAAACTGTACTGGATATTAATATCGAAGTAGATGGAAATCCCAGCGAATACCGAGAACAGATAACTTCTTTCCTCAAAGAAGAAATTATATTACCCGAGGGCTACCGTTACGAGTTTACCGGAGGGACCCGTGACTCTGAGGAAGGCTTTTTTGAAATATTACGATCTCTGATATTTGCCATATTACTTACATACATGATTATGGCATCTTTATTTGAGAACTTTCGTGACCCCTTTATCATCTGGTTCACTATACCGCTTGCATTCTTTGGTGCTTTAGTGGGCCTTTGGATATTACAAACCCCACTGAGTGCTACTGCCTATATTGGTATGTTTATGCTCGTAGGTATTATTGTTAATAATGGTATCGTTCTCGTTGATTATATGCACTTGTATTCGAAATATAATGAACACTCCGATTCACTTTTCAACAATGTAATTGAAGCATGTAAAAGAAGACTTCGCCCTATTCTTTTAACAGCCCTTACCACTATCTGTTCAATGATACCTTTATCATTAGCCATCGGTACCGGTGCCCAAATTTGGGCACCGCTTGCACGTGCTGTTATTGGCGGCCTCTTTTTCGGCTCAGTTTTGACACTTTATATCATTCCCGCCTTTGTAATGGGGATCAGTAAAAAAAGAAGAAACGCGATCAATGAATACAGAACTTCTTCTAAATAA
- a CDS encoding YtxH domain-containing protein, translated as MSKSKDFTLGLISGALVGSAIALLYAPDKGSNTRDVLSYRLSNYLDELTHLIDKLSDEKKSISEAKRKGDLVVEDAKDRAEDLIREAEDLLNTIEDTKEGENKAD; from the coding sequence ATGAGTAAATCAAAAGATTTTACACTTGGCCTAATATCAGGTGCTCTTGTGGGATCAGCTATCGCACTATTATATGCACCCGATAAAGGAAGTAACACCCGTGATGTTCTCTCCTACAGACTTAGTAACTACCTAGATGAGCTCACTCACCTCATTGATAAACTTTCCGACGAGAAAAAGTCCATATCTGAGGCGAAACGAAAAGGGGATTTAGTAGTAGAAGATGCGAAAGATCGTGCAGAAGATTTAATTCGTGAAGCAGAAGATCTCCTTAATACTATTGAAGATACTAAAGAGGGTGAGAACAAAGCTGATTAA